A genome region from Neptunomonas japonica JAMM 1380 includes the following:
- a CDS encoding TSUP family transporter, producing the protein MGSLLMTGAWLVECGFTHKGMTMELDITLIIILVLTGFGAGMIDAIAGGGGLITLPVLLATGMSPVEALATNKLQGSFGTFAASVYFVRRKLVDLSQMKLMIACTFVGAVVGTLLVQQLDASVLSAVMPILLVLIALYFMFSKRIGDEDRDRKVGNAIFAFAFTFAIGFYDGFFGPGTGTFFAVAFVSLLGFSMARATAHTKILNFTSNIASLIFFAMGGNIIWLAGFIMAAGQLVGGQLGARLVVSKGVSLVRPLIVVVTLVMSAKLLSDQFL; encoded by the coding sequence ATGGGCTCTCTATTAATGACAGGTGCTTGGCTGGTAGAGTGCGGGTTCACGCATAAGGGAATGACGATGGAACTAGATATTACGCTCATTATTATATTGGTCTTAACGGGCTTTGGCGCAGGGATGATTGATGCGATTGCCGGAGGAGGCGGTCTTATTACACTACCCGTGTTATTGGCGACAGGTATGAGCCCAGTAGAAGCATTGGCGACGAATAAGCTACAAGGGAGCTTTGGTACTTTTGCAGCATCGGTTTACTTTGTACGAAGAAAATTAGTTGATCTTTCACAAATGAAATTAATGATCGCCTGTACCTTTGTTGGGGCGGTGGTGGGGACGCTACTCGTACAGCAACTGGATGCCAGTGTGTTGTCAGCGGTGATGCCTATTTTGTTAGTGTTGATAGCTTTGTATTTTATGTTTTCTAAACGTATTGGAGATGAAGACCGGGATAGAAAAGTTGGAAATGCGATTTTTGCTTTTGCATTTACCTTTGCGATAGGTTTTTACGATGGTTTTTTTGGCCCAGGTACGGGTACTTTTTTTGCAGTGGCTTTTGTCTCTTTGCTGGGATTTAGCATGGCGCGTGCTACAGCACATACAAAAATATTGAATTTCACATCAAATATCGCTTCGCTGATTTTCTTTGCCATGGGTGGCAATATTATCTGGTTAGCTGGGTTTATTATGGCAGCAGGGCAGCTGGTGGGTGGTCAGTTAGGCGCGCGCTTAGTTGTTAGTAAAGGCGTAAGCTTAGTGCGCCCCTTGATTGTTGTCGTAACACTGGTGATGTCTGCTAAGTTATTAAGTGACCAGTTCTTGTAG
- a CDS encoding lipocalin-like domain-containing protein, with the protein MNENKFVGAWSLFSSVQSRNGLLSKTFGDPPSGQIQYTNEGRMSAFLMDPRWEKVGVNASKQADLFFSYGGRWELKGDEIHHFIEFCSAPSKIGATLVRSFRFINEDEIELSTAPETSPSGNVYETKLIWKRFS; encoded by the coding sequence ATGAATGAAAATAAATTTGTAGGTGCCTGGTCATTGTTTTCTTCGGTTCAATCTCGAAACGGTCTTTTATCTAAAACATTTGGAGATCCGCCGTCAGGCCAAATTCAATATACGAATGAGGGGCGCATGTCCGCATTTTTAATGGATCCACGCTGGGAAAAAGTGGGCGTAAACGCATCAAAACAAGCTGATTTGTTCTTTTCTTATGGTGGCCGATGGGAGTTAAAGGGAGATGAGATACATCATTTTATCGAGTTTTGTTCTGCACCGTCAAAGATAGGGGCGACTTTAGTTCGGAGTTTTCGATTCATCAATGAAGATGAGATTGAGCTTTCTACAGCACCTGAAACATCCCCGTCTGGGAATGTTTATGAAACAAAACTCATCTGGAAAAGGTTCTCATAA
- a CDS encoding SIMPL domain-containing protein: MSVNSKSGAALLGIFIFLGLTVLGYTLGNAAIQYKLYDRSVTVKGLSEREYPADIVIWPIQFNVADNDLGSLYKDIDAKTQSIRTFLEQNNIAPNEITVATPDITDKSAQQYGNNDRAPFRYTAFQTVTVYSQNIGAARAVMSSLSQLGKQGIVFNTNDYESQTEYIFTRLNEIKPEMVEEATREAREVAQKFASDSQSALGKIKRASQGQFSISARDKNNPHIKRVRVVSTVEYYLSD, translated from the coding sequence ATGTCAGTAAATAGTAAAAGTGGTGCGGCGTTGTTAGGCATTTTTATCTTTTTAGGGTTAACTGTTCTTGGCTATACGCTTGGCAACGCTGCTATTCAATATAAGTTGTACGACCGTAGCGTAACGGTTAAAGGGCTTTCTGAGAGAGAGTATCCTGCCGATATTGTTATTTGGCCTATACAATTTAATGTTGCTGATAATGATCTTGGCAGTTTGTACAAAGATATTGATGCTAAAACACAGAGCATCCGTACATTTTTAGAACAAAATAATATTGCCCCCAATGAAATAACGGTAGCAACACCTGATATTACGGATAAATCCGCACAGCAATACGGTAATAACGACAGGGCTCCATTTCGGTATACCGCTTTTCAAACCGTCACTGTTTATTCTCAAAATATCGGAGCGGCACGTGCCGTTATGAGCTCATTATCGCAGCTAGGCAAGCAAGGTATTGTCTTCAATACGAATGACTACGAATCACAAACTGAGTACATTTTTACACGCTTGAATGAAATAAAGCCTGAGATGGTTGAAGAAGCGACACGAGAAGCGCGAGAAGTCGCTCAAAAGTTTGCCAGCGACTCACAAAGCGCCTTAGGAAAAATTAAACGTGCTTCCCAAGGACAGTTCAGTATTAGTGCTAGGGATAAGAATAACCCACATATAAAACGGGTGCGTGTGGTTTCAACAGTGGAATATTACTTGTCTGATTAG
- a CDS encoding uracil-DNA glycosylase family protein yields the protein MTSFESLLTQVRSCRLCAEHLAHGVRPVLQISPQAKVLIVGQAPGRKVHESGVPFDDASGDRLREWLGITKDVFYDSEKVAILPMGFCFPGTGKSGDLAPRAECAPAWREKLLAHLPDIEVTLLVGQYAQKYHLEKKPASLTATVQAWQSYWPAVVPLPHPSPRNNIWLSKNRWFEEMLVPRLRLRIAEVLGC from the coding sequence ATGACATCATTTGAGTCTTTATTAACGCAAGTACGCTCATGTAGGCTTTGTGCGGAACATTTAGCGCACGGCGTTCGCCCCGTCTTACAGATAAGCCCTCAAGCGAAGGTATTAATTGTTGGCCAAGCGCCCGGCAGAAAAGTGCATGAGTCGGGTGTCCCTTTTGATGATGCTAGTGGCGATCGGCTACGAGAGTGGTTAGGGATCACTAAAGATGTTTTTTATGATTCTGAGAAGGTAGCCATTTTGCCCATGGGCTTTTGCTTTCCTGGTACGGGTAAGTCGGGTGATCTTGCCCCTCGTGCTGAATGTGCACCTGCATGGAGAGAAAAGCTACTGGCGCATCTACCAGATATTGAGGTCACTCTTTTGGTGGGGCAATATGCTCAAAAATACCACCTTGAAAAGAAACCTGCCTCGTTAACCGCTACTGTCCAAGCATGGCAATCATACTGGCCAGCGGTGGTGCCTCTCCCTCATCCAAGTCCAAGAAATAATATTTGGCTGAGTAAAAATCGATGGTTTGAAGAGATGCTAGTTCCTCGTTTACGTTTGCGAATAGCCGAAGTATTAGGCTGCTGA
- a CDS encoding glutathione S-transferase N-terminal domain-containing protein: MSDLLVADLNRFAITAKWPARYPERLQLYSLPTPNGVKVSIMLEEIGEPYEAHRVNFSSNDQNSPEFLSLNPNNKIPAIIDPNGPSDKPLALFESVAILIYLADKSGQLMPDNPHERAEAMQWLMFQVGGIGPMFGQVGFFNKFAGKDFEDKRPRDRYISESRRLLGVLNQRLVDNAWILGDEYSVVDIATFPWVRNLVSFYDTGDLVGINDFPHVNRALAAFLERPAVQRGLLIPEE; this comes from the coding sequence ATGTCCGATTTACTTGTAGCAGATCTCAACCGCTTTGCCATTACGGCTAAATGGCCAGCGCGTTATCCTGAACGTTTACAGCTTTACTCGCTACCCACGCCCAATGGGGTAAAAGTATCCATTATGCTTGAAGAGATCGGCGAGCCGTATGAAGCGCATCGTGTGAACTTCTCTAGTAATGATCAAAACTCACCTGAATTTTTATCACTCAATCCTAATAATAAGATCCCGGCAATCATTGATCCTAATGGCCCATCTGATAAGCCTCTGGCGCTGTTTGAATCGGTCGCTATCTTGATTTACCTCGCTGATAAGTCAGGGCAATTAATGCCTGACAACCCTCATGAGCGGGCAGAGGCGATGCAGTGGCTAATGTTTCAGGTCGGTGGCATTGGCCCGATGTTTGGGCAGGTAGGTTTTTTTAACAAGTTTGCAGGTAAAGATTTTGAAGATAAACGCCCGCGTGACCGTTATATAAGTGAGTCACGACGTTTACTTGGCGTGCTTAACCAAAGGCTAGTGGATAATGCTTGGATACTGGGGGATGAATATTCGGTTGTGGATATAGCTACTTTCCCTTGGGTACGTAACTTAGTTAGCTTTTACGATACCGGTGACCTCGTAGGGATTAATGATTTTCCACATGTTAACCGAGCCTTAGCTGCTTTCTTGGAACGTCCAGCTGTGCAGCGCGGCCTGCTTATTCCTGAAGAGTGA
- a CDS encoding metallophosphoesterase — MKLHILSDLHLSASPFDVPMTAADVVVLAGDIARPKEAIQWAKQIPKPVIYVPGNHEFYGSSIAATIHELKQLSRHSNVHVLCDDALEIEGVRFLGTTLWTDFLLFGETGKQRDLAIDSAMQIIRDFSRITGDDKSGELFTPQDSVSQFSDHSRWLESQLAEPFLGSTVVITHHSPSPRSIHPRFADSPLNACFVSEAEWLLGGERVTLWVHGHTHDSFDYSIKGTRVVCNPRGYAEAGINENLHFDPNFIAELV; from the coding sequence ATGAAACTGCATATTCTTTCGGACCTACATTTAAGTGCCAGTCCATTTGACGTCCCTATGACGGCGGCTGATGTAGTGGTGCTTGCCGGAGATATTGCTCGTCCTAAAGAGGCTATACAGTGGGCTAAGCAAATTCCCAAACCTGTTATCTACGTGCCAGGTAATCATGAGTTTTATGGCAGTAGTATTGCGGCTACAATTCATGAGCTTAAACAGCTATCTCGGCATAGCAATGTCCATGTTTTATGCGACGATGCTTTAGAAATTGAGGGGGTGCGTTTTCTTGGAACAACGTTATGGACCGATTTTTTGTTGTTCGGTGAGACAGGAAAACAGCGTGACCTTGCTATTGATTCGGCTATGCAGATTATCAGGGATTTTAGCCGAATAACGGGTGATGATAAGAGCGGGGAGTTATTTACACCGCAAGACTCTGTATCTCAATTTAGCGATCACTCCCGCTGGCTTGAAAGTCAGTTAGCAGAACCATTTTTGGGATCTACGGTCGTAATTACACATCACTCACCTTCGCCTAGGAGTATTCATCCGCGCTTTGCTGATTCACCGTTGAATGCTTGTTTTGTTTCTGAGGCGGAATGGTTGCTCGGTGGCGAGCGTGTAACATTATGGGTACACGGACATACTCATGATAGTTTTGACTACTCAATTAAAGGGACACGCGTTGTTTGTAATCCTCGTGGTTATGCAGAAGCAGGAATCAACGAGAACCTCCACTTTGATCCTAACTTTATTGCAGAGTTAGTCTAG
- a CDS encoding glutaredoxin family protein, with product MKKFLIVVLAIIVVNEWRDIRNVFSPPPDFSSAHEETAVLYSTQWCPFCKKTRELFDEKGISYFEYDIEKSEEGNAQYQRLGGGGVPIILINGEVLKGFNRSTILALVTQE from the coding sequence ATGAAGAAGTTTTTAATTGTTGTTTTAGCCATTATTGTTGTAAATGAGTGGCGTGATATTCGAAATGTTTTTAGCCCTCCTCCTGATTTTTCATCTGCGCATGAAGAAACCGCTGTGTTGTATTCGACACAATGGTGCCCGTTCTGCAAAAAAACACGCGAACTATTTGATGAAAAAGGGATCTCTTACTTTGAGTATGACATTGAAAAATCAGAGGAGGGGAATGCTCAGTACCAGCGGTTAGGCGGTGGTGGTGTGCCTATCATTCTCATCAATGGTGAAGTGTTAAAAGGTTTTAACCGTTCGACGATTTTAGCGTTAGTGACTCAAGAATAG